From one Lycium barbarum isolate Lr01 chromosome 6, ASM1917538v2, whole genome shotgun sequence genomic stretch:
- the LOC132598925 gene encoding magnesium transporter MRS2-3: MRGLTPPPPKFTVPSPDDDVADLLRPNTAAIPGGVVGLRKKATGVRSWLLLDSTGQTQVVEAGKHAIMRRTGLPARDLRILDPLLSYPSTVLGRERAIVINLEHIKAIITAQEVLLLNARDPSVAPFVEELQRRILRHHQATKSQEAGGGCDNADWTNLYDLEEPQSEAVSPPNFSASFRANNENKADGKQQTGENRDGPKLLPFEFVALEACLEAACSCLDNEARTLEQEAHPALDKLTSKISTLNLERVRQIKSRLVAITGRVQKVRDELEHLLDDDEDMAEMYLTDKLMEQLENSSVSSVTGQDGIDEEVIQPNMDDRVPVEISMDANAGSTSYDTDIPHIDNQQERLFGGPNALSRGSRGTHTSTTRSAISKHLDVEELEMLLEAYFVQIDGTLNKLNTLREYVDDTEDYINIMLDDKQNHLLQMGVMLTTATLVVSAFVVVAGIFGMNIDIELFDDKKAGMPEFLWTIGGGATGTLFLYVIAIAWGKHKQLLE, from the exons ATGAGAGGCCTAACACCACCACCGCCAAAATTCACCGTTCCATCACCGGACGATGACGTGGCGGATCTACTCCGCCCTAACACCGCCGCCATCCCTGGCGGCGTAGTAGGGTTACGTAAGAAAGCGACAGGTGTACGGTCATGGCTATTGTTAGATTCAACTGGACAAACCCAAGTTGTCGAAGCTGGTAAACATGCAATTATGAGACGAACTGGGCTTCCGGCCCGTGATCTTCGTATATTGGACCCACTTTTGTCTTATCCATCTACTGTATTGGGCCGTGAAAGGGCTATTGTTATTAATTTGGAACATATTAAGGCTATTATTACTGCTCAAGAGGTACTTTTGCTTAATGCTAGAGATCCTTCTGTTGCTCCGTTTGTTGAAGAGCTTCAACGGAGAATTTTGCGTCATCATCAAGCTACTAAGTCTCAG GAAGCTGGAGGGGGTTGCGATAATGCAGACTGGACAAATCTGTATGATCTGGAAGAGCCACAATCTGAAGCAGTTTCACCTCCAAACTTTTCTGCAAGCTTCCGAGCAAATAATGAGAACAAGGCTGATGGGAAGCAGCAAACTGGTGAGAATCGAGACGGGCCGAAGCTTCTCCCATTTGAGTTTGTTGCTTTGGAGGCATGTCTGGAGGCTGCTTGCAGTTGCTTGGATAATGAG GCAAGGACACTGGAGCAAGAAGCTCATCCTGCTTTAGATAAGCTGACATCAAAGATTAGTACTCTCAACTTGGAACGAGTTCGTCAAATCAAAAGTCGCTTGGTTGCTATTACAGGACGTGTTCAGAAG GTCAGAGATGAACTGGAGCATCTACTAGATGATGATGAAGATATGGCCGAGATGTATTTGACTGACAAGCTGATGGAACAACTTGAGAATTCTTCTGTTTCCTCTGTAACTGGCCAAGATGGCATTGATGAGGAAGTTATTCAGCCGAACATGGATGATAG GGTTCCTGTGGAAATCTCAATGGACGCAAATGCAGGTTCCACCAGTTACGATACCGACATTCCACATATTGACAATCAGCAGGAACGTTTGTTTGGTGGTCCTAATGCTCTTAGCCGAGGTAGTCGTGGGACACATACTAGTACGACTCGAAGTGCCATAAGCAAACATCTTGATGTGGAGGAGCTTGAAATGCTCTTAGAAGCATACTTTGTTCAAATTGATGGTACATTGAATAAACTGAACACT CTACGCGAGTATGTGGATGACACAGAAGACTATATCAACATCATGCTGGATGACAAGCAGAACCATCTTTTGCAAATGGGAGTCATGTTAACAACGGCAACTCTTGTGGTAAGCGCCTTTGTGGTTGTGGCTGGAATTTTCGGTATGAATATTGACATTGAGCTGTTTGACGATAAAAAAGCTGGGATGCCGGAATTTCTATGGACAATTGGTGGTGGTGCCACTGGCACTCTCTTCTTATATGTGATTGCAATTGCTTGGGGTAAGCACAAGCAATTGTTGGAGTGA
- the LOC132600213 gene encoding protein SOB FIVE-LIKE 5-like, with amino-acid sequence MDYGMLGADSECSSGCESGWTSYLENSYLPSCSKGNNFVNGEDEKSLKQKLEEEDEEEDLSMVSDASSGPPHFHQEEEYGHNIINGCNNYAHISNPKSNSKRQKAKGKQQQQQQQLSVLDDTASSPIFDFSNNNFNTTKNTKSVENVLDFSQGYSTTHFQGRSAYQEHYGYFQSSLLPGNKLQENQWFEEKRWG; translated from the exons ATGGATTATGGAATGTTGGGAGCTGATTCAGAATGCAGTAGTGGATGTGAGTCTGGTTGGACCTCATACTTAGAAAATTCTTACTTACCTTCTTGTAGTAAAGGCAACAACTTTGTCAATGGTGAAGATGAAAAAAGTTTAAAGCAAAAACTAGAAGAGGAGGATGAAGAAGAAGATTTGTCAATGGTTTCTGATGCATCTTCAGGACCTCCACATTTTCATCAAGAAGAAGAATATGGACACAACATTATTAATGGTTGCAATAATTATGCACACATTAGTAATCCAAAAAGCAATTCAAAGAGGCAGAAAGCTAAgggaaaacaacaacaacaacaacaacaactttcTGTACTGGATGATACAGCTAGCTCACCTATCTTCGATTTCTCCAAT AACAATTTTAATACCACCAAGAACACAAAGTCAGTGGAAAATGTATTGGATTTTTCACAAGGTTACTCTACAACACACTTTCAG GGGAGATCTGCATACCAGGAACACTATGGTTATTTCCAGTCATCTCTGCTGCCTGGAAACAAATTGCAAGAAAACCA ATGGTTTGAAGAGAAGAGGTGGGGATAA
- the LOC132598926 gene encoding nucleobase-ascorbate transporter 4-like, whose amino-acid sequence MTGPAKDEFVPHPVKDQLPGVDYCINSNPSWVEAVILGFQHYLVMLGTSVIIPTIVVPQMGGGNVEKAQVIQTLLFVSGVNTLLQSWFGTRLPVVIGGSFRFIVPAVFIALSNRYNTYLVPRERFKQSMRSMQGALMIASVLPILLGFLGIWRIVTRFLSPLSKAPLVLLVGIGLYEHGFPLLGECVEIGLQELMLLILLSQFIPHMWKLKLPIFERFAVLLSVGIVWAFAALLTVAGAYKNKPLQTQFSCRVDRSGLVGGASWIRFPYPLQWGTPNVDAGQIFLMTAAVFVSHVESTGGFIAAARYGSATFCPASILSRGAGWLGIGMLLNGLWGTPCGSTVSVENVGLLALTRAGSRRVIQISAVFMLFFSVLGKVGAILASIPLPIIGALYCVLFGLMSAAGFDLLQFCNLNSYRTKFILGFSIYMGLSVPQYFNGSVITTGRSPVQSGSATIDRIMQVIFTSHATVAGIIAYFLDNTLARGHPLTRIDSGRHWWAKFKYFHRDPRSEEFYSLPYGLSKYFPSV is encoded by the exons ATGACAGGACCGGCGAAAGATGAATTCGTGCCTCACCCGGTGAAAGACCAACTTCCCGGAGTCGATTACTGTATTAATAGCAATCCTTCTTGGG TTGAGGCCGTTATACTGGGTTTTCAACACTACTTAGTAATGCTTGGCACTAGCGTCATCATCCCTACCATCGTTGTCCCTCAAATGGGTGGTGGCAAC GTGGAGAAAGCTCAAGTGATACAAACTTTGCTCTTTGTTTCTGGAGTGAATACGCTTTTACAATCTTGGTTTGGAACTCGGCTTCCAGTGGTGATAGGTGGATCATTCAGATTCATAGTTCCAGCTGTTTTTATCGCATTATCCAATAGATACAATACATACCTTGTTCCTCGTGAG AGGTTTAAACAATCGATGAGAAGCATGCAGGGGGCTCTGATGATCGCATCCGTTCTTCCGATATTACTTGGCTTTCTTGGAATTTGGAGAATTGTTACAAG GTTCCTGTCTCCGCTTTCTAAGGCTCCACTGGTGTTGCTTGTTGGCATTGGGCTATATGAGCACGGTTTTCCACTT CTGGGAGAATGTGTTGAGATTGGACTTCAAGAGTTAATGCTACTTATATTGTTGTCACAA TTCATTCCCCATATGTGGAAATTAAAGCTACCCATATTTGAGCGATTCGCTGTCCTGTTATCCGTTGGAATAGTGTGGGCATTTGCAGCCCTTCTCACAGTAGCAGGTGCATACAAGAACAAACCCCTACAGACTCAGTTCAGTTGCCGAGTTGATCGCTCTGGGCTCGTTGGTGGAGCTTCATG GATAAGATTTCCTTACCCATTGCAATGGGGTACTCCCAATGTTGATGCTGGACAAATCTTTCTGATGACGGCTGCAGTTTTCGTTTCTCACGTTGAG TCTACTGGAGGATTTATTGCAGCTGCGAGATATGGAAGTGCAACATTTTGCCCAGCTTCCATTCTGAGCCGTGGTGCTGGATGGCTG GGAATAGGTATGTTGCTCAATGGCCTATGGGGAACTCCTTGCGGATCTACTGTATCAGT TGAAAATGTAGGTCTTTTAGCATTGACACGAGCTGGAAGCAGAAGAGTAATTCAAATCTCTGCAGTGTTTATGCTTTTCTTTTCTGTGTTAG GAAAAGTCGGAGCTATTCTTGCTTCAATACCTCTGCCTATAATTGGAGCTTTATATTGCGTCCTGTTTGGCCTCATGT CTGCTGCTGGTTTTGATTTACTACAATTCTGCAACCTGAACAGCTATAGGACTAAGTTTATATTAGGTTTCTCGATCTACATGGGCCTTTCCGTGCCACAATACTTCAATGGTTCTGTCATAACCACTGGTCGCAGTCCTGTTCAATCTGGCTCAGCCACG ATTGACCGGATTATGCAAGTGATCTTCACGTCCCATGCCACAGTGGCAGGAATTATAGCTTACTTCTTAGACAACACTCTCGCGCGCGGGCATCCCTTAACCAGGATAGACAGTGGAAGGCATTGGTGGGCTAAGTTCAAGTACTTTCACCGAGATCCCCGAAGTGAAGAGTTTTACTCTCTCCCTTATGGCCTCTCCAAGTACTTTCCTTCAGTATGA
- the LOC132600214 gene encoding cysteine-rich and transmembrane domain-containing protein WIH2-like: MSYYNQPPPVGVPPPQGYPPKEAYGYPPQGYAPQGYPPQGYPQQGYPPPPYGAPQYAAPPPQKNSSATSGVMTGCLAAVCCCCLLDACF, encoded by the exons atgagtTATTACAATCAACCTCCTCCGGTTGGTGTACCTCCCCCTCAAG GATATCCACCAAAGGAAGCATATGGGTACCCTCCTCAGGGATATGCTCCACAAGGTTACCCTCCTCAAGGATATCCTCAGCAAGGCTACCCTCCTCCGCCGTACGGCGCCCCTCAGTACGCTGCTCCACCGCCTCAAAAGAACTCATCTGCCACCAGCGGCGTCATGACTGGCTG TCTGGCTGCGGTTTGCTGTTGCTGCCTTTTAGATGCATGCTTTTGA